The following proteins are co-located in the Castanea sativa cultivar Marrone di Chiusa Pesio chromosome 8, ASM4071231v1 genome:
- the LOC142606737 gene encoding protein FLX-like 3 — protein sequence MSGRNRMPRHPENFRGLRDVPRSVMNRGPGPLPIHPAAWEEELEMQHREMQRIIAENRLVIDDNTHLQRELTAAKDEIHILGQVIPKLRAEKEVQTRELIERGLKLEADLRASEPLRSEVMQLRAEVQNLNALRQDLSTQVQRLTQDVNRAQAENQQLIAMSADMDGMRKELIEARRAYEYEKKAKEEQLEMKQSMEKNLISMAREIEKLKIEQLNTERRARELGGGGYGMLNGSPEMRYQSDAFGYGYGYGSGWGHYDKRDPPRR from the exons ATGTCAGGGAGAAACCGTATGCCTCGTCATCCTGAAAATTTCCGTGGTTTACGTGATGTCCCTCGGTCTGTTATGAACCGTGGACCAGGACCGCTTCCCATTCACCCTGCTGCTTGGGAAGAGGAACTTGAAATGCAACATAGGGAAATGCAGAGGATAATTGCAGAGAACCGGCTTGTTATTGATGACAATACACATCTTCAAAGGGAATTAACAGCTGCAAAAGATGAGATTCACATATTGGGGCAGGTCATTCCCAAACTCCGGGCTGAGAAAGAGGTACAAACCAGGGAGTTAATCGAGAGAGGATTAAAGCTGGAAGCTGATCTCCGTGCTTCTGAGCCTTTGAGATCAGAGGTTATGCAGTTAAGAGCTGAAGTTCAGAACTTGAATGCATTAAGACAGGATTTGTCTACCCAAGTCCAAAGACTCACACAAGATGTTAATCGCGCACAAGCTGAGAATCAGCAACTAATTGCCATGTCAGCTGATATGGATGGGATGCGCAAGGAACTTATTGAGGCCAG GAGGGCTTATGAGTATGAGAAAAAAGCCAAAGAGGAACAACTTGAAATGAAGCAATCAATGGAAAAAAACCTCATTTCTATGGCTCGTGAAATAGAGAAGCTAAAAATAGAGCAGCTAAATACAGAGAGGAGAGCACGAGAACTAg GTGGCGGGGGTTATGGAATGTTGAATGGAAGCCCTGAAATGAGATACCAAAGTGATGCGTTTGGCTATGGCTATGGCTATGGCAGTGGTTGGGGACATTACGATAAGCGTGACCCTCCTCGTCGATGA
- the LOC142606879 gene encoding uncharacterized protein LOC142606879: MKENKGKGVADEPTRQDAETRARPAAGDKRSLSKAINLENLPSRRAKHRRSSKPGVVSPAVPVPPPSQSPSIQILDVESSELAHPPPPKTSVPTSSQPPVEVASNLLESEDLAWERFEKAVSGEDVAACYNMSLKEFEHSSVHNLFKAMSKFIAASRQATQLDKTRLLLERRIQEVKDNCKGWAETVAKAKDEAKGLLNLVEELRVDIVEKDTRLDHFQRKADELSNSLEKAKDDAVEEFKASKQLTDLLDANYAAGFEDFRMEAKEKFPEVDFSPIVLQLGGAVSSFLQTSSEDVNIEDDASTKPAQDDPDA; the protein is encoded by the exons atgaaggagAACAAAGGCAAGGGAGTTGCAGACGAGCCTACTAGGCAAGACGCCGAAACTAGAGCTCGTCCTGCTGCTGGTGACAAGAGAAGCCTGTCGAAGGCCATTAATCTTGAAAATCTCCCCAGCCGGAGAGCGAAGCATAGGAGGTCGTCCAAGCCTGGAGTCGTCTCTCCTGCTGTCCCTGTTCCTCCTCCATCTCAATCGCCGTCCATCCAGATTCTTGACGTGGAGTCGTCTGAGCTTGCTCACCCTCCTCCGCCTAAAACTAGTGTTCCtacctcgtcccagcctcctgtTGAAGTCGCGTCAAACCTCCTTGAGAGTGAGGACTTGGCCTGGGAAAGGTTTGAAAAAGCAGTTTCTGGCGAGGATGTGGCTGCATGCtataacatgtccttgaaagagttTGAACACTCAAGTGTCCAcaatcttttcaag GCcatgtcaaagttcatagctgcgtccaggcaggctacTCAGCTGGATAAGACGAGGCTTTTATTGGAGAGGAGAATACAGGAAGTCAAGGACAACTGCAAAGGCTGGGCTGAAACAGTGGCTaaggctaaggacgaggccaAGGGTTTGCTAAACCTCGTTGAGGAGCTAAGAGTTGACATAGTGGAGAAAGACactcgtcttgaccactttcaaAGGAAGGCTGACGAGTTAAGCAACTCCCTTGAGAAGGCTAAAGACGATgcagtggaggaattcaagGCCTCGAAGCAATTAACtgaccttctggacgccaactacgcggctggatttgaagattttcgcatggaggcgaaGGAGAAGTTTCCAGAGGTTGATTTCAGCCCTATCGTCCTTCAATTAGGGGGTGCTgttagttcttttcttcagactagctctgaagatgtgaatattgaagacgatgcctcgaCCAAGCCTGCCCAGGACGACCCCGATGCCTGA